The Toxorhynchites rutilus septentrionalis strain SRP chromosome 3, ASM2978413v1, whole genome shotgun sequence genome includes a region encoding these proteins:
- the LOC129780147 gene encoding uncharacterized protein LOC129780147, whose translation MSGFAKCTLCNETIHYNQPGTSLLIRHLTENHPEQQFVIAHAVKQRIHHGSPLGDNYQNVDYQNENIHNAPETIDDFPRESRQPRVPLEKRVPRPSNDQKADENLPRKQDFIGSQLRGRKIYYKTTVAQWRPAHSRVTCPECGVRQFPTVRSSANKYTRSHWGSMCIMTCWPFCFLPYVFTSPTKHHLHCSNCNAFLGLYDPSREVVDVHPSKRGGIVSRRSAGVVNGRKLKPYGVG comes from the exons ATGAGTGGCTTTGCGAAATGCACGTTGTGTAATGAAACTATACACTACAACCAACCGGGAACGTCTTTACTAATACGCCATCTGACCGAGAATCATCCTGAGCAGCAGTTCGTGATAGCGCATGCTGTAAAACAGCGAATCCATCACGGTTCACCCCTAGGGGACAATTATCAGAATGTCGACtatcaaaatgaaaacatccACAATGCGCCGGAAACGATCGATGATTTTCCCCGGGAATCAAGGCAACCTAGGGTCCCGCTGGAAAAACGAGTTCCCCGACCAAGTAACGATCAAAAAGCCGATGAAAATCTTCCCCGCAAGCAAGATTTCATCGGGAGTCAGCTCAGAGGAAGAAAAATATATTACAAAACTACGG TGGCACAGTGGCGCCCAGCGCATTCCCGAGTCACCTGTCCAGAATGTGGCGTACGCCAGTTCCCTACGGTGCGTTCCTCCGCCAATAAGTACACCCGATCCCACTGGGGATCAATGTGTATAATGACATGTTGGCCGTTTTGTTTCCTACCGTATGTTTTTACCTCCCCTACCAAGCACCACTTGCACTGTTCTAATTGCAACGCCTTTTTGGGACTGTACGATCCGAGTCGGGAAGTGGTTGACGTTCACCCAAGCAAACGAGGTGGTATTGTGTCTAGAAGGAGCGCTGGGGTTGTCAATGGAAGGAAGTTGAAACCATATGGAGTTGGTTGA